AAGGACACCGGACAAATCAAAACTAAATACGACTTTATTCCTAGTGTAGGTCAGCATTTTTTCAGGTATACCATATGCAGAAGTAACATGCACTCATGGTACTTCACTGTTGTCTCTAGAAAGCTATCAATTTGGAATGTAACTTTAAATCAAAAGTTCCCAGAATAAAtggctaaaatttatattaaagaaaaaaagtatatttaatatttgccTTTAACTTCAAATTGATCATAGCCAAGAGTTAACATGGACAGATGACAAAGCCAGAAATTTCATCTCAAGATCttgttatataataatattgtttttccCTTTAATTAACTACTCCAATGTTTATGACACTAATCCTGATTGCAGATATCGTGGAGCCTGGATCAAAGTAGACCGCACCAGGGAACAACATACTCTGGATTTACATATGGGTGTTCCATGGGAAACTGTCACCTTGACATCCTTTGGCAGCAATAAGCAGCTATATTATGACATTCTTGAGGAAGGTAAACCGTAACAACCTTTGATGAAATATTCATACTTTAACAAAGTCCTTTATATTGATTTCTATAAACTAATATAGTTGTTTCAAAtgaaacaataaacaaaaaagttGGGATACCCTTAAAAAATCCAACTATACCTAgatttttatgaaaaagctcaTGTTTAGGTATCTGAATTTTATTGAAATCATTaccaataattttaaatttgacaATAACATGAAACAAAGGAATTAAACTGTACTTACAGGTTTAACTTTTTCATTTACAGCTCGGACAATGGCGCTGAAGCAGCATGAAGGCATGACCATCATGTACACAGCGATGGGGGCCGAGTGGCGACCATTCGGGCACCCGCGGCGCAGGCGCCCTTTGCACAGTGTAGTCTTGCGCGCGGGCTTGACAGACAGAATCCTGGAGGACTGTCTGGACTTCATCAACCATCCACAATGGTATACGGAAAGAGGGATACCTTACAGAAGAGGTAACTATTGCAGTTCATTAACAATAACAAATTGTTAGTTCATATTATTGGCAACAAAGCCCTTATTGCCAACAGTATACATTAATTGATCCTAGCTGAAGTTACTGCCAATCTGCTAGTGATCATTTTGTGACTAAATATGTCCCTGTTGCTAATATTACAAAGGCTGTTTTTAAAAACTCAGCTTGACCAATTTGTATTTTAACAACGCACAGATAAGCTTTGGTAAGGAAACAGAAAAAtcccatttattttatgttttcttcTTACATTATAACATTACTATCTCTATATTTTCAGGTTATCTGCTGTATGGTCCACCTGGTTGTGGAAAGTCATCATTCATTATGGCCTTAGCTGGAGAATTGGAGTATAACATCTGTGTACTTAATTTATCTGAAAGGGGACTTACCGATGACAGACTAAACCATCTACTGAGGTTTGACTTCTTTGAtctaacataattaaatataataattataagtgtGATGATGCTCTTATTTTTACATGTAACATGCTGATATGTTCTTGAGAATTTCTTCCTATGCATGTATGCACTAACCTAGATTAGCTCAACACTATTTTACATGTGCGCCACAATGGAGACATCTAATCATTGTATGGACATCAACTTTTCTCAGTCCAGGTGGAATTAAATCTAATGTGAACATCAAAAGGATGACCACACATTTTATGTTTGTATATACGAACTAGTTGCATCTGTGATACAATTTGCAGCGTTGCCCCACAACAGTCGATAATCCTACTGGAAGACATCGACGCGGCATTCGTGTCGCGCGAGGAGACGCCCTCGCAGAAGGCGGCGTACGACGGTCTCAACCGCGTCACCTTCAGCGGACTGCTCAACTGCCTGGATGGCGTTGCTTCCACGGAGGCGAGGATAGTCTTCATGACCACTAATTACTTGGAAAGGTATTCAATAAGTCTACGACATCGAAGGGGCCGATTATTTTGGTCGTTCCAACCGATAGTGGCTATACTTACCCAACATTATGCTCATATTATACTAATCTTGAAGGTTTCGTCATTATAAACGGTTTTGAATTAGTAACCTTTAGTGTCGTTTAGTACTATTTACGCTATGCGATTAACAAGCAATATTTGTGTACGTAGGGTACTCGTAcattctttaaatttttaattaataacaaattatCTTAAAATACAAGGGGGCAATTATTGAGAGGGGCTGACATTAGAACCCTGTAGGTACCCTATTTATAATTTCTTCTTTAAATCACTTGTCATAAAATCGATGTTTATACAATATAGTAGTTAGAtctattttaggtacctatttgacgAGCCGTGATACGTGATAACAGAATGATCCTAATATGTTTTTACATGTAGAACATTAGGTAGTTTAGGTAAGGACAGGGACCTGTATCCCTGACTTAATATTGATACCAGATCAAGCAAAAAATTCCAAATTGAACTAAGAGATTTCGAAAAGTTGGGATATTACGCGTTAAACCaactttgctaccgagtgaaacacataaATATTCagcaccaacgcgaggaaaatactaagtgtaaaacattacaaaccaAATGAacactattaaatatttattatcaatCAAAATCATCGTTTTGAAAGCAAATTCTACCAATAGTGCCACTTAAACAAGAAACAAGTCAAACTTATTTGccttgccactcttgtggataaaatgcaactctcTCATCAAtctttgaagaataaagagccTTTACAAGCTGGTGTAGTAAAAAAATATGCACATCTCGACCAGTATGCGGTTCTGTCGGTTCTACATGGAATTGAAACTGAATTTTcctttcaggttggaccctgcGCTAATTAGGCCCGGCAGAGTCGACATGAAAGAGTACGTGGGCTACTGCGACCAGCAACAAGTTGAACTCATGTTCTTGAGGTTTTACAAAGGGGATGGAGCTGAAGAGCATGCGAGGATCTTTGCCGAGAAGTAAGATATGCATATGATAAAGTAACATAGTAGAAAAATATTGTGCTAACCCGAACTAGAGTCCGTCACACAGAGTTTGCACTGATTTGAATAGGAACAAAGCGAGGAGGTGtcaatgttaataataataaataaataaaccggcatattttcatagaaatttaacaTTCTCGCACTTTTTCATAGCAAATGTCATGCAGACCTGGCTTGGTCCGGCACTACCTAGTCTACCTACTCAAAAAAAGAAATGGAACTAAGTATACTatcttttaacacattcagtgccgaaaacccgactatcgggtattttataatTTGGTTCCCAGGCcgaacgacccgatagtcgggatcgtggtctACAGCTTTATGACGATTTTTTTGTGACCTGGCGCGGACGTCTTGTTTTGCTgcgtggcaatgaatgtgttaatgtacGCAGTCATCATTTCACGAAACattctaataattattatttcagtacatatggggctacttttccgcactagtgcgtaaaatagcacttttcgtgcgtatgtcgaaactttaaagtgccatatgtactgtaaaacgttgttcgatacacgtgcgaatagataattcgcaactcgtgtcgatttaaaacactcccttcggtcgtgttttaatttatcgccactcgtttcgaatttcctctttttcgcacttgtatcgaaaataactattaattgtATTCTTAATTCTTTCAGTGTGATGAGAAATAACAAGAAAGTCAGCCCCGCACAGATCCAAGGCTACTTTATGTTTCACAAGCATTCGCCTCCAACCGAAGTGGTCAAAGATTTCGAGTCGATTTGGACCCTTGGctaaaatgtacctaccaaCTTGATAAGCTCCAGAAGATCGCTTTGGCCGCTGTCAATCCACTGATCTTATTGGAATCGACAGATTCAAGACGGGACAGGAGGTTTGCCATCGCTCTCGAAGTAGCTCGCTCTTGTCGAATCGAAAAACGCTACGTGCCCAATTTGTAATGCACACGGTCTCTTTTTAACCTCATTAGTTAGAAAGAGATGTTGGTAGGCAATTTATTAGCGTTTATCAAACTGCCCTCAGATCCCATTTGatagaagaaaaaaagtaaAGGTGCCGCTATATTCGCGAACAGTTTGTTCAAACTAGGTGCAAGTACCTCAAGTGGAATTtgccatgtatttttttaaatacctaattatgtaggtatttatatgagGTTTCAAAGTAAATAGGGCTTCTCTATGTAGTCAgctgcagaagttgctaagcgggtaaggtgttcaaaatatccttgacgcgctcttattctcgtggcaataaagtcgcgtcaagatcattttgagtaCCTTAgaaccgcttagcaactattgctgctgactgtacctatgtaattatgGCGACTGTCTATTTATTcgacaaattatttattgtttatatgtataatgatTTTAGAATTTTGATTGTTTGAAAATTTACACCTTTACTGTATCTAAACTGCAGCTATAGGTTTTAGAATTTTGAAGTGTGAATGTGAATGAAACAAatgatgtaagtacctacttatgtacaaAGAGAATCACACACAGTTGTGAAAACAGTATGAAgattttaaaaaaaagcggccaagtgcgagtcggactcgcccatgaagggtttcgtatttaggcgatttatgacgtaaaaaaaactacttactagatctcgttcaaaccaattttcggtggaagtttacatggtaatgtacatcatattataCTTacgtattcagtttagaaaaaaaaaccggccaagagcgagtcggactcgcgttctaagggttccgtccattaagtccaactcccgcttgactgcacatttgcacggacctatgtgcattttttgtcagacatatcctaagaactaaatatgttaattttatcacaattataataactctactggcgaaagtgttcccaacatctttatttatatgaatttaaaagtggaaaaattactagagatgcaacggatagttgtttggccggataccggatatccggcctggacattggccgaatatccggtatccggccggcggaactatacctatattttgagttttgcaggtgcgcgtcgtgcaggtttcgacctgtttcgtagtgaacgttcgcgcggacacatttctaggatcgtaacgagttttatcatgtcattacgtagtaagttcgtatatatttacaagtgcgcgcgcgtatttttgtgtaaacaattaagggtattgtgtgacattggttacgtattcatttctatctactgtgtcgttagcattatgaccgtgactgttttttagattccattttttaccccaaaatgtgttaattttactatccagtatccggccggatagtaggtcactatccggtatccggccggataggccggataccggatagtaaccggatatccggtgcatctctaaaaattactctcttgggtgagacttgaactcacggcgtctggagttcaagtgtcacccaagacagtattttttccaattttttatttattctgagcataatagcatcggtcgcagacatttctgcttcttaaaaaaataattaaattgtatgtgtatatatatcaagtccagaagtaatttattaatgttatctacaaccagagcccgtaccatgagtcactgacagtgtcaaa
This genomic window from Cydia amplana chromosome Z, ilCydAmpl1.1, whole genome shotgun sequence contains:
- the LOC134661041 gene encoding mitochondrial chaperone BCS1-like, coding for MTIVEYVTSLAQNPYFGAGFGLFGVGASAAILRKGFQTSMILFRRHCMITLEVPCRDKSYQWLLQWITQKGAKQTQHLSVETSFLQKDTGQIKTKYDFIPSVGQHFFRYRGAWIKVDRTREQHTLDLHMGVPWETVTLTSFGSNKQLYYDILEEARTMALKQHEGMTIMYTAMGAEWRPFGHPRRRRPLHSVVLRAGLTDRILEDCLDFINHPQWYTERGIPYRRGYLLYGPPGCGKSSFIMALAGELEYNICVLNLSERGLTDDRLNHLLSVAPQQSIILLEDIDAAFVSREETPSQKAAYDGLNRVTFSGLLNCLDGVASTEARIVFMTTNYLERLDPALIRPGRVDMKEYVGYCDQQQVELMFLRFYKGDGAEEHARIFAENVMRNNKKVSPAQIQGYFMFHKHSPPTEVVKDFESIWTLG